ATTGAAAGCTTTCTGTTTGTCTAACTCCAGTTTCAATAGTTCTCATAGGTCAAATGTTAATAGGAATGCATGAAAGCACTTTATTGTTCTTTTACATTAagtatgacttgaaatttttAAACTGTGTTATTTAACTTTAAATTAATGAGTTCGTTTTACTGTAAATACCCACTTCACTAAATTTTCATATTGATGTCTGTGGCCCCTCAAGGTACAAGTGTCCTTTTGTAAATGATccttgctgttttcttttaatccTTCGGTTTTATAGTAGCAGcactgtaataaaaaatattacaattatTTTATCTGTCAGCAGCATGCTGAGGTGCAAGTTTGACCTTTCTTTGGGACTTTACAACTGGAAAATGCATCTCCCtccattttattaataattgtATTAACCCATGGCTGCGacctacacacacactcgcacacgaGATTAAAGGATAAACGAAGTGCACGCCAACACCACAGAATCTGTCAAGTCACCACCAGTCAGCTCATCATTACATTACATAtttgtgttctgctttgagaCTTTGTGATATTACAAACTTCAGTACAAAACACTTTTTGACCTTTTCTAAAAGGTAAGTACAACCAATTTAAATTTAGTCAGAAATATTTTGATCttttaaccctaaccctggaCACTACCCTAGAAACCAGACGATTGTGAGAACACGTCTCATTTGCTTTAACTGCTAcctttaaaacagatttttacccAGAGTTACCTGTGTCAAGCCAATCAGAAGTTTTTCTAATAAGCTGCGAGTTTGATATAATGACCACTGACTGACCTTTGTACATCAGCACCACATCACATGTATTGTTGCTCTGTTTGATTGTAGGCCTATCCAGTTGAGTTTCAtgtaaatcaaaaataaactggGAGATTTCAGACTAATTTATATTCGTCTGATGGTGCTAGGCTAGATGAAGACAGAATAATTGATAAATAGTAAAGAAATTGTCTCTGAGTGAGAAATAGTCAACATTTTCTCCACTAAAAGATACGCACAGAACCAAACAAGGAGTAGAATAATTATGAGTTCAAATGTTACACATGAAGGAACACTTGTAATAATCGAGAATACACATTATCAGAGTTGGGTTCTTAAAACAGATAAATCAGAGCAGCAGATACCAACATATCCTGTCTTTGCTGTCCTTAGTATGGGTCAAAATCTCAAAATGCTAGATCCTACATTTTCCATTTAATTTGCAACAATGAAACAGAGAGACACTTCACACAGCTCCCTCTAGAGCCAcaaatgtttttcacatttgtatGGCAAAGACCTGCTGTCAAGTCTAGATACATTCAAGTTTCGCTTTAATGTTATCAGATCCTGGGGTGGTTTCTAAGGTGACCAATCAGATTTCAGAGTTGGACCACCCCCAAACACACCCCTGCCCCAAATGAAAGTAAAACTAGTCGTGAGCCTGAGAGATTTTCAGACAAACTGCCCGATTTATGTACATCTAAAGTTGTGtccagcagctttttaaaatagctcatgctgctactttttttttttttttaacattttttgttatttatttatttacgaTACAAAATTATTAACAGGGACAgactgacacaaaatgtccagtCCGTTCAAatatttgtgctgtttgtgcGTCTCTTGACATTGACCTTATTTAGAGGAGATGAGGGCTGTAAGCCAAAAGTTAAATCCAAAGATCACATCACATCAATGTCTACTGAGCTCCACACAAAAGCAGATATATATGGAGAATTTCTACTGACCTATTCACGCATTCAGACCAAAGCGACTGAATGGACACTTGGTGACCTGCTGGGACCGATGCCAATCGGGACGTCTGGTGGCTGGGAATTGACAACAAATTGCGACAGCCGCATCACCTTTACCTCTGCTAGAACAAACAGATTTCCTCCCGATCTGCGTGTGCAAATTTGTACCAATGAACACAGAACGAGGACTTTTGATACTGAGAAAACACCAGTCAGGGCCTGTTGTATACATAATGGGTTCAATATGTGGAAATTACATACAAAAATAGTGGAGgcattttgttttaaacatcAAACATAGATCAGTACAGATCAGTGTAGTACAGTAGTAATGATCAGGTACAGGAATAGATAACATATGTATTCTATGTGgtgcccaggtagctcaactggttgagagggCAGCCCATAAACAGGAGCTTTAGTCCTGAGTTCAATTCCAGTTCATGACCCtctgctgcaggtccttcccccattcttctccctactttcctgtctgtctctcaacAAatctaataaagccaaaaaaaaccctaaatgttatataaatattataaaagCATCAGACCTTTAAatcagtgtaaatgtgtgtaattCCTCAATAAttataacacaaaaaaataactacTTAGTCATTCTACGTAAGTCAAATTCAGTAAACTGCTGATCACTGAAAAACTCTTCCTGGGacggatacacacacacaaacaaaaacacacacactaaaggCCAACGTTCAACACAGGGTACTCCATTAGGTGAGGTTTGGTTAAACATTGTTGTGCACTTAATGTTGGCCTACAGTGCAGTCAGGTCAAACGCATTACAGTTTCACCCAGGGGGGATATATATGAGCAGAGACACAAGCAGTCAGCAGCAGAGGACCAACACACCACACCACAACAGCTGCTACGACTTCACCTGTCAGCCATGAAGGTTGTCAACATAGTAAGTATCATTTCTactcattttgcacatttcatttgAAAGCAGATGTATATCGCATGTTTGCAaaacctaaaaatgtaaaagttgttttttttaaacgcaGGGTCCAGATCCATCTCTGGCATATCGGCCAAATTTGGAAATGAACGAAACCAAAGAGAAGGAAGAGTACAGAAACTTTGAGGTAATTCAAAGCCTCTCTTCAGCTTTAAACATTTATGTAATGCTGCTGGCTGATGTTATCTTTTCTCAGTATGGGGAATACCAAATTTCTGGAGGAATGTGCCATCATTCATCAGAGACAAGTTTCTTTACAGACTCTTGCTTGATTTTGGCGATGCGGGTTAGACTGCTGTTATGTAAGAATGTTCTTAATATTCTGCTAAGCCTTTGCAGACATGGAGTCAtctttttagacagtttttttgtgtatcCACATCCATATATGTCATCTCATCTGCACTTCTTGCCCTCATATGTCACTATCTGAGTTACATTCTGTTTTCCAGAATGTCATGTTATAAAATATGTCCTATGGTGTTAAAACGTGGTTTTGTAACCAGTCCACCTGTGATcgtattctgtgttttttttagaatgGAAGTCTATTCGACCGTGTCTTCAACACATACAGCCTGATGCACACCAACCAAACACTGGAGTTTGTAAAGCGAAAGGTGAGCAAATCAACAGCAAGAGCAGCAGGTGAAATTCTGACCACAAACTTGTTCATGATGATAATACGACAAGATAGCATATGGACATatactttgtgtctctctgtgtcaaATATCAGCCGTGATGTTTCATTTAAGGCATCTTTCTCAAAATCATATTGAATTTGTTTAGCTATTCTTGACCGAGGAAACCTGTTGGACTGAGCAAACAAATGTTATCCAtccctctgaaatgaaagcagaggGCAAAAAGCCAATGGATGTCCTGTCTGAACTCAACTTTGTTTGATTAACTGCTTTGTCCTTCCTAAAGGAGGTTACCCAGGCACATTTTTTCTATGTTTGTGACCTGAAGAAGACTCGGCCATGGTCACCTCTTTGCCTCTTTTCAGAACTTTATGAGAGACCGGACACTGCTGTTAATATTTAAAGAGTGGGTgtgcttttaaaataaagtaacaAGTAGACCATGAGTGGTGACTGGTGAAATGCACCACCTTTAATTTGATTACTCACACAAAACATACAGCCTCGGGTGAGTGGACATTTTTGAattcagaataaaaataaaaacttgatcGGTCTATTTAATTGTGCAGAAGTAAATATTTCTAAATTTTTTTTAGGGGCACTTCACACACTTAGTGACTTTCCTGTCAAGCTTGAAATGTAAAACCTTCCCAGTCATGCTGTGACTCTCTTACCTTTTTGAAGCATGCTGAATGGACCAGCTGCAACCACACTAGGATGGGGATGATGGACGCCATCATGTCTCTAGATCAGCTGGTGGATGAGTCCGATCCTGACGTGGACTTTCCCAACTCCTTCCATGCCTTCCAGACAGCCGAAGGCATCCGCCAGGCACACCCAGACAAAGGTAACACAGAGGTAGGGACAGAAATGCAGTGTACAAGCACATACATGTATGTGAAGACTGATAACAATCTCTCTGTCCAGACTGGTTCCAGCTGGTGGGTCTGATCCATGATGTTGGAAAAATCATGGCTCTTTGGGATGAACCCCAGGTAAGAGACAGGTTCAACACAAAGCTCCATCATGAATAAACTCTGGCTAACAAGCTAGATATAATTAAAACATACAGCAGGCTCAGGCAACTGTTCCTGTGTGTTCTGCAGTGGGCTGTAGTGGGCGACACCTTCCCTGTGGGCTGCAAATTTCAAAGCTCCATTGTGTTCAGAGAGAACAGCTTCCAGGACAACCCAGATGATAAAAATCCCAGTTACAAGTTGGTATTCTCATGTTCAGTTATCACAGCCATTTGTTAATTTGTTGATAGCTTTAAATACACAACCTACTGCAGTAAGCCTTCCAGTCACAACGACgcagacgcacacacaaacacagcatgcGTTCTGGTTTCCTTCATATCACAAAAACTACAgttaagaaaaaacacatttaaaattgtgaagttttgcagcatttttctgtaCTACAATGCAAACAGGCATCTGAAATTTCCCATTATTGTCACAAATTGTTAAGGTATCCCCTTAACACTTGCAGAATTGAACAAATACaataatgttttgtgtttgctatTAAACGTACTCCGCCCTACTATCCTTGTTGATTCTGACAACACTTACAACCTTCCAGTCTAATGTACAGGGAGtttatcttgtttatttttcctgtctTTAGCACAGAATACGGAATCTATGAACCAAAATGTGGCCTCGACAATGTCTTCATGTCCTGGGGTCATGATGGTAACGGATACGCTTACATTTAGCCACAACGCCTCTGCTTCATCCACTGGAACTTttcttaaaaatgcaaatgtgcgCTGACATTAAAGTGCCTTTATCTGTTACACTGTTTTCAGAATATCTCTACCGAGTTATGAAGTTCAACAAGTGCTCCATCCCAGAGGAGGTAAGTCAGTGAGAACACTAAATGGCTGCTAAATGTGTTCTTGTGCAGTTTACTTCACAAACAGGAGGGAAAACTGTCAGTTCTAAGGGCTTAATTGCTTACAAGTAGGTAAAGTGCAGAAAAGCAGCACAGCCGAAAATCTCTCTCCTCATCTGTACTCACAGACACCGCCATAAATGTAGTTTTCTGTGTCTTCAGGGGCTGTACATGATTCGCTTCCATTCCTTCTACCCCTGGCATTCCCATGGAGACTACATGCACCTGTGCAACGACAAAGACCTGAAAATGCTGCCCTGGGTCAACGAGTTTAAGTGAGCATCTTCCTCTCTCATATATACATACTACCTTACTTGTAGCTTTTATCCAAAACTTTAACCTCAACTCTTTCAACAGCAAATTTGACCTGTACACAAAAACCACCGAGCTGCCCGACGTTGACAAGCTGAAGCCGTACTACCAGTCTCTGATTGACAAGTACTGTCCTGGAATACTGGAGtggtgaaacagaaaacaaagaagttAACAGCCAATCATGTTGTCAGAAATCAGCCAATAATGATACTCATGGaacattatttaaataaaaaagttcAATAAGTAACATAGGTGAAAATATGTAACCACTACCAACAAAATGTACTGAAAGTACCACAGGTAAAAGTACTGAATCTGCAGCATAATGTTTCCCCTcagcattttactgttatttatgATGTATAAAACTGCAATTAACAAAAATGCCTAAATACTGCACTTACCGGTAAGTAAATGTACTTTGCTACATTCCACCACCTCATATTAGTCCACATATCGAGTCTCAAACTATCTAGATTATGGGTATCTACAATCATCATCACATGCTTTTTAAATATATGCTCATGCACACCTCATAATTATTATTCACCGTATACAATAACAGATGtacaaacaaatatttttattttattgtgttttgatgttttaaaaCATTCTAAAAGAACTACAGCATGCTGTGTGGTGTTTCATTTCCAATACTGaaagcaaaaaacacatttgtggaAAATAAGTGAaagtgcttgtttgttttgggtCTGCAAGAGCATACAGCAAGAGacaagtaaacacacacacacacagagaaaaataacaCGATCAGGAGACATGGAGTGGAACAATAGCATGAACGCTGCACATTTACCATTATGGTGGGCACACCAGAGTTCACCTTATATTTCAAATTCTGTGTTCTGGTTCCATCCAACATGATTATTCTGAGTGGATGTAAACCCATCAGGAAGGCTTTAACTACTATTAAAACTGCTCCCACATGATTAAGGAAATACAGATGTGTACCTCATAGTGCAGTGAAGTGGAGGttaaagaagtaaaaaaaacaaaacatttttcataAGTGGCTgattcagaaacacaaaacaacttctttggtcattttggtaaAATTCTTTAAAGGCAGGTGGTGATAACAGACTCTGTGGGGATTACCTGCATCTTTTtcaaaactttttcttttcaggGATATCCTCCTTTTCcatctcttcttcctcctcctcctgatccTCGTCACTAACAGTGTCTTTCTCCTCGCTTTCGTTTCCCTCCGCCTCATCTTCACTGTTCGCTCCATTgtgtttctcctcttcctcctcctcctcctcctcctctgcctgcgGTTCATCTGATTTCTCACAGCTGTCAGACATGTTTTTTGTGTGATCGCCTACAATAGCATCGGCATCAGGAGCAAGTGAGTTCTTTCCTGTGCCTTTATTTCTGCCTTGCAATCCCCGGAACAGACAAAAGGTGGCGCTGCAGGCAATTAGGGTCCAGATTAGTGTTGGAGGAGGAACACCTCTGACCTGAGAGCGCACCCACCTCACCGCCTGGGCAACAGCGGTGTTGGACAGTCGCCGTGGGGGCGATTTGTCCTACAGACAAAGAATAATTTGATATTAGTTAAAAGTGGATTTAGTAGATTAAAATCAGAAAAGGGAGCATTTGTGACTCCACATTCTTCTTTCGATATTAAATGAGTTCTTCATGAAGTCTTAACTCTAGATTTACCTTGAGCCCATACTGGGTGAGCATGTTCTCCAGGAAAGCGTTGCCCAGGTGCACTATGGGATAGAATTCCTCATCATAGACCCTCCTCCACCAGCGCTGTGGGTAAGAGCTGCAAAGAGACCAACAAACAGTAAATACCCTGTTCATTGTGTGCATGAAGGATAGTCAAAAACAGGTTGCATAAGAATGAAATAAGTGCACCTGAGGCCCTGTTCATACCTGATTTGGGAAACATACCTGTGGTGTACAAGAACACAACCACCTCCCTGAACTGCTGTCTCCCACATACTGGATATCTCAGACTCAGCGAACAGTAAAtaacattgttttaaaaaccgTGTTCCCTTTaatcaaatatttctttttttgttttttcaaatgtaattCATCAAATATTGGTGGATACCAATATTCTATATCATCTCAGAAACTCAATTCTGATCAATCCCTAGATTGGACAAGAAAATTTTAATGAACATAATCGTGCCTAAATTCACTTATTTTAAATGGctgaaaacaaatgttaaatacATGAAGTTGAAATTTTGCAGTAATGTCTCACAGGGCAAGAATAATCTGGTTTCTTCAGTGCAGTtaaagacaaagagacagaaggagaaacGGAGAACTGACCCGTCAGCCTTTGGTTCAGTGAACCAGTATCTGTAGCGGTGAGCTCGGAGGTAGGCAGGAGGCTGCCGGTGAAATGGATACTGGGATACATCCGTCTGAATCAGCTCAATCACTGCGGGGCACAAAGCAAACTTTAAATCCAATCACTGCTTGCCTTTCCAAACGTAATTCAACACTGGATCATCTCAGGTAAAGAACTCTTTCTGTTCTCCGTGGATTAAAACTTTCAAGTATCAAGCATATTTGTTAGGTTTCTTGACAGTGTTCtttcagtgagtaaaaatacTTCTTTTAGGGAGTGCTTCTTTCTACCAGTAGAAAGAAAGACAGCTATGGTTTTCTCCTCCATTTGACTGAGCTGAAATGCCCATGAAGTCATAAGAACATTGCAGCTGCGGATCACTGGTAATGTTCTTTCTGCTCTAACTGTTCAAAGGCTGCTCACCGTCTCTTTTGCCCTGCAGCAGTTTGTACATCAGGCTGGTGAACCAGGGAGCCTGAGTATGAGGACCAAGAGCAGCAAACCACATTTGCCAGTCCAGCCTGGGTTGATGAGGCGTCACCACAGGAGGAGATGCACTTAGGTTCCCTGGCTTATACATAAACTCAATCTCctagaggaaaagaaaaagtaacaGAGATATCAATAACTAACTACACTGCGAGTCAGTTAATTATGAAACGTGCATTGTAGGGATGTAACAATGCATCGCGAGGCAGTTAAAAATCAGGACAAATGTGTGACGATTCAAATCGGCcgagatgaaaaatgaatcgCGATGCCCTTTTTATACAACAGAGGGCGTAATCTAGTTTTGAGTTTCAAGTCGTACGTCACTGTCAGGTATTCGGACTCAACGAGAGACGTGGCGGATTTTGAAATCAAGGACACACACCAATTTCAAGTCAGAGGTGTGGCAGCATTTTGGCTTCCCTgtgtccaaaaatgaaaaaagggcAAGACTTtgattatttgtattatttatttagcaaTTTTTGATGCGAGTTGCACTTTTAAGAAGGGGACATATGTGTTGCATTGCACAGCTTACCCTACCTCTTCATTCTCTTTCTTAAATTCTTAGATTCTCTTTATTTCGTTATAGGTAAGAGAAAATATCATTCGTAGTTTTTACACATCTAAATGTGTACAGGTTTTTAAATATACATTCACTgcataatttgtgttttgttctacCCTACCTCAGATACGTGTTTTTTCTCTGAGAAATAATTAAAGgaatcattttcagtcacagttTGCCTGCAAGCTCATTCTGTTCAGAAAAATCGTGAGAAAATTGTGTTGATAACCCATTGTCTGAAATCGTACTGAATCGTGAGTCGAGTGTATCGTTAGATCACTAGTGCATTGTGTTATGTTATGTTGTATAAATGAGGACTTGTTGGTCCTCACCGTCCACTCAACCCCATCATAGCTTCCCTCAATGACGACCTCTGGCCGCCCACCAACCCCGGTCATCCTTCTGAACAGACCATACGAATTCACCAGCTGGTAGCGATCCACTGACTCGTATGCCTGACGCACACCTGGCCACAACCTGGCATGCGAGTCGTACTCTATGTAGGTGAATGGAACctgaaagagaaataaaacccCAGTTTGTAGACATGTTCTGTCCACTTACACCCCAGCACAAACTGCATTTCTAACTTTACCCACCAGACTGACAGCAAACATtgaagcagaagcagcagccagCAGAGTCCACTGAACTGTACCCCAAAACCTCTTCAGGAAGCCGGAGACACACGCACACCTagaaatacagttaaaatgtacattaattTCTCTGAGGTAAGAAGTGCAACATAAAACATGAACTAGCACACATTTACATATCTACCTGAACATAGATCTGACCATCTCCCAGGTGAGAGACAGGACACCGATCCAGACACTCGGGATAGTGACGGTCTTCAGAAACTGGTTAAAGTGGTGGTACGTAAAGGctgcaaaaacatttgcaaaaataactgtaaaatgcAATTTATTCAGTTTATATACACTTACAAGGACACATACACACCCGTCCGAGAAGTGATGCCATCCTTAGTCGGCTGCAGGTCGAAGAGGATTATCGTTCCGTGGATCATGAGAGCCCAGACTGACAGTTCCAGCAGGTAGCACAACCTCGGCCACAACTTGGAGTCTGAATGGACCAGAGAGACAGACATGAGCAAAAAGTGCAGATTCGCATGGGTGTGACTCTTCAGACTTAATTTTCTTTTGCATATATTTTCGATCACAAAATGTTTACCGATTTTGTAGGTGTCAGCGAGTGTGTAATATGCTGATATATGCCGAGGAGCAGCACAGTTATGAGGCATCGAATGACACAATCTTCATGACAAATAACAATAAAGTGTATAAAACAATACTGGAACTATAGCTTTGACAACTGAATacaaaatattagcttttttgaTGTATATGAAAAAAGTATTTACTGTGTCATACTATTGTTCTGGTCACTGGTCTTATACGCCTTGCGCAACCAAAAATATACATGCTGATCGTCCAGAAGTGAGAGACAGAGGGCCAACGTCAGCAGGTTGAAGAAGTTGTAGTTGCCAGACAAGATGATGAGAACTTGCAGCAGCACCTactcaaaagcagaaaaaaatgaattggcAAAGCATttcatatgaaaaaaaagaacacaattaCGTTCTACTTGCTGATTTCAAAGATTAGAGTTCAGCGGTGCAACTTCCCATTAAAGAAATAAGGAGAACTTATGAGAAACTTCTACTCGCCTGCAAGTAAAAAGCCCCGAGTCTCAGCCTACGAAGAGGACTGAAGAATAGAAAAGGCACAGCGATCTCTACAACAAAGGTTCCCACCACGCTCAGCTTCTGCCACCACACTGGCAACTGGTGGGCAAACCAGGCCAGAGGAGTGGGGATACACTGAGTCTCATAATGATAAGTCAGGGCTGTTCAACACACAGGAAAATAAGAAATGTAATCAGATGGTGGAAACACAAGGAAACTAAGTGAACAGTTAACGGGTAAGTTAATAACAGACACCATACTTAAGATTCGGGGTGAACAAATGATCTGATCCAATATATagcatttttccaattatcGCTATGTTTAATTCTTTAAacagtttcacagtgaaataaatTTGTGTAAAAACGCATTGCTTTGGCTCTAATGTAGCCACCTTTCTTTTTCTGATGTCACTAGTCTCCCACAGCAGCTGATTGGTGACATCACAAATAGCCTATCAATGCTGCACAATGaaagttaaaataatttttaattaaatctgtaaaacaaaaaaaccacagaTATTTCAACTAAGTTCTGTATTGGAGTTAGTCTGGTCTAAACTTTGACACcaagattttcagttttgctgTAAATGTGTATTGCTAATAGAGTCCTTAATTACTTTAAATCAGTATTGGCCAATGAAAGAAACCATATCAACTGACCCCGAATTAGGATGTCATAGATGCAAATGTGCAGACTTCCCTGTAATGTTCTGTCCTCCAAGACATACTACTGCATTTACATGGCTTTAAAACATATCTTGGCGTGCTTTCTTACAAATTGCAGTATCATCTTGAAGGTGAATGAATAAGCCAGACACAGATGCTCATACATACCTGTGAGGCCCCACCATGTGGGACAACGTGATGTGAGTTTCACCACTCCGGAGGCAAACATCAGCCTGAAGAGCAACCAGCGAATGAGCCAGAAGGTCACACGATCATGTTCTCTGACCCCTCGTGACCCCCTGATTAATGTCAGCGGAGCGACAAGGATACAAAGGAACCCCGTCTCCAGAAGCAGGTTGTCCCTAAACAGTGTTAGAAAGTACAACAGGTAGAAAAGGGAACAAGTAAGGGAGAAGAGAGGGGACAAGAGAACCAGAGTTGTCACTAGTTTGGTGTGATATCTAGAGTGTTGTTGCACAGCAGCAGACATAAACATTACTATGATGATACAAACAGTGCACTGAGAATGACATAAGACTCTCATCAAACTGTCAAAATCATCTTGTGCTCCTTCAACCAGACGTTGTTTGTAGAAGCAGTgtgttaatgaaaaaaataattggttGCACTCATACTGTTTCTAAGACTCACCACTGGAAGTAGAGGAAAACCTGCCCCACCTGCAACAGGCAAAGATGTTTAGTGAGGATGAGCTACTGGAGATACTCAGACAGCGAAAAGCCATGACAAACTCACCTGGTACATGGAAATATACAAGGCCcagaggcagaaaaacacaatgctGTCTCTCAGACCCTCCACCAGCGTGGCGGCGAGGCTCAGCACAGCCCCTATAAGACACAGCAGCTCCATGGCGGTGTGGGTGTCCAGGCCCAGCCGAGGCCCCAGCCACAGGAGGGTGGGAGAGGACAGCAGCTGATCCAGCAGAGGCTTCCCGCTGTATCGCAGCTGCCAACGGGCAGGAAGCAGCCCCTCGTTGCCATAGAGACCTGGACACAAACAATGTAATCGACTAAAGGGATGTACATTGTTCTTCAAAAACATAATTGATATTTTGATACGTTGACAGTGAGCAGTGCATTCATCATCTTATGAAACCTCTCATATAATGTATGTTGTTCTTGCTTATCAGGAATAATACCTGCAAGgccatatttaaagaaaaaaactgaacataGATTGTAAATGTAATACATACTGCAAAGTAAGGAGGTGTCAAAATGGGAATAATTAAATGTGATCTAGTGTCTTGGGACTTCACTGAATATACTCTGGAAATCTGGTGTTATCAAGAgcacttcattcatttttttctttgcatcatttttcagATGCATAATTTTGTTATCATGCGTCATACTACCTATGACCTTAGTATAATAGCCTGCGTTACCCTTCATTGTTCTATTCTagcttgttttatttcagtatgTATCGTACTCGTATCTTATtacttttctacttttaagCATGCATTTCCTACGTTATGTaatttttctgagcaatatctggcacaagaatttccttgaaataaacaaaaaattgcaCTGTGGAAAACTATGCAGTAGAAAACTAAGTTACCAGTGTGGCTAAATAGTCGAAACCCATTTCCTTAAACACGTGCGACGTCTGGTGGACTTCACCTGAGCTATAAAGTAAATCACTCTCACACAGTCAAAACAGAGGCTTTGCTATCTTTGCTACCACATGAAAGTATTTACAACAGGTGGGTTCTCCCTCTGCAGATGTTAGCTCGTTAAGTTAGCTTTTGGTCCAGGGAAGAGCGGAAACTTCCAAGCTGTTCCCCACCACGTACGACAGCATGAAAAGCAGAAGGAACACAGGAAAGACTGAGCGCCAAGTTCCCGGCTAACAGGCTAACAGGCACCGCAGAGTGAAGGGAGCTAACAGGCAGCGGAGTCTCACCTGGTATCTGCACGTAAAGGGACACAAAAGCGGCCAAATAAATGACCGCCATGCACCAGAGGAACATGCGCCGAGGCAGAATGATTTCCCCCATCTTTGACTCGGCCCGGACTTCAACCGCTGACTTGCCGCTGCCTGTTCCTGTGGGAGTGGGAGCGGGATTTAACGTAGCCGCGGGACACGTAGCGACGAGCGGTTGTTTATACGTTCACTCGAACGGCCTCAAGATGGCGCCGGCGCGCTTCTGACGGCTGTGTTGCGTTCGCGTTACATCTAATAACAAAACGTTTGCATGTTATGTAACTGATCACACACGAGTCTGAACTTATATGCTACAGTAAAACCAAACCTATGGTTTGATATACACTGGTACTCTGTAGCAAAATTCATtcaacattttcagtgtttc
This window of the Acanthochromis polyacanthus isolate Apoly-LR-REF ecotype Palm Island chromosome 8, KAUST_Apoly_ChrSc, whole genome shotgun sequence genome carries:
- the lmf2a gene encoding lipase maturation factor 2a, yielding MGEIILPRRMFLWCMAVIYLAAFVSLYVQIPGLYGNEGLLPARWQLRYSGKPLLDQLLSSPTLLWLGPRLGLDTHTAMELLCLIGAVLSLAATLVEGLRDSIVFFCLWALYISMYQVGQVFLYFQWDNLLLETGFLCILVAPLTLIRGSRGVREHDRVTFWLIRWLLFRLMFASGVVKLTSRCPTWWGLTALTYHYETQCIPTPLAWFAHQLPVWWQKLSVVGTFVVEIAVPFLFFSPLRRLRLGAFYLQVLLQVLIILSGNYNFFNLLTLALCLSLLDDQHVYFWLRKAYKTSDQNNNSKLWPRLCYLLELSVWALMIHGTIILFDLQPTKDGITSRTAFTYHHFNQFLKTVTIPSVWIGVLSLTWEMVRSMFRCACVSGFLKRFWGTVQWTLLAAASASMFAVSLVPFTYIEYDSHARLWPGVRQAYESVDRYQLVNSYGLFRRMTGVGGRPEVVIEGSYDGVEWTEIEFMYKPGNLSASPPVVTPHQPRLDWQMWFAALGPHTQAPWFTSLMYKLLQGKRDVIELIQTDVSQYPFHRQPPAYLRAHRYRYWFTEPKADGSYPQRWWRRVYDEEFYPIVHLGNAFLENMLTQYGLKDKSPPRRLSNTAVAQAVRWVRSQVRGVPPPTLIWTLIACSATFCLFRGLQGRNKGTGKNSLAPDADAIVGDHTKNMSDSCEKSDEPQAEEEEEEEEEEKHNGANSEDEAEGNESEEKDTVSDEDQEEEEEEMEKEDIPEKKKF
- the miox gene encoding inositol oxygenase codes for the protein MKVVNIGPDPSLAYRPNLEMNETKEKEEYRNFENGSLFDRVFNTYSLMHTNQTLEFVKRKHAEWTSCNHTRMGMMDAIMSLDQLVDESDPDVDFPNSFHAFQTAEGIRQAHPDKDWFQLVGLIHDVGKIMALWDEPQWAVVGDTFPVGCKFQSSIVFRENSFQDNPDDKNPSYNTEYGIYEPKCGLDNVFMSWGHDEYLYRVMKFNKCSIPEEGLYMIRFHSFYPWHSHGDYMHLCNDKDLKMLPWVNEFNKFDLYTKTTELPDVDKLKPYYQSLIDKYCPGILEW